In Zingiber officinale cultivar Zhangliang chromosome 8B, Zo_v1.1, whole genome shotgun sequence, a single genomic region encodes these proteins:
- the LOC122016560 gene encoding PLASMODESMATA CALLOSE-BINDING PROTEIN 3-like: MATLALAALLLTLIGGSENAWCVCKPEIGDAALQKTLDYACGAGADCNPILQNGACYSPNTVRGHCSYATNSYYQRKGQAQGACDFSGTATLTTTDPSYSSCNYPATQSAAGSSSTPSTSTPTPFTPTGGLGGLGPSTGLSSDSNHGVVHLKPGMAALLFAATGTCITLLR, encoded by the exons ATGGCTACTCTAGCTTTAGCAGCTCTCTTGTTGACCTTGATTGGCGGATCAG AGAATGCTTGGTGTGTTTGTAAACCTGAAATAGGGGATGCTGCTCTCCAGAAGACACTGGATTATGCTTGTGGAGCAGGGGCTGATTGCAACCCCATTCTCCAAAATGGAGCTTGTTATAGCCCCAACACCGTGAGGGGTCATTGCTCTTATGCTACCAACAGCTACTACCAAAGAAAGGGGCAGGCTCAGGGGGCTTGTGATTTCTCAGGCACTGCCACTCTTACAACAACAGATCCAA GTTACAGTAGCTGCAATTACCCAGCAACTCAAAG TGCTGCAGGCTCAAGTTCTACACCATCAACAAGCACCCCCACCCCCTTCACTCCAACTGGGGGACTGGGTGGCTTGGGGCCTTCAACTGGTCTTTCCAGTGACTCCAACCATGGTGTTGTGCACCTAAAGCCAGGCATGGCTGCCCTCTTATTCGCTGCCACTGGAACATGCATTACTTTGTTGCGTTGA
- the LOC122017457 gene encoding protein LONGIFOLIA 1-like isoform X3 yields the protein MLACLSGNIVEQRRKRNMSAKFLQAFAADHDNPELQRQIGCMTGLFQMFDRQQILTGRRLNVSSGHNHKTLPSGNALPGRNSVGSERNGCPPQVVLERNSSKRLSENQRTSMESSRTSVSSSSCSSFSSLDCNKSSQMYIDGSTKGQSDYQSLNFRDVVKDSIHKDQMHMKNHVSKQKDSASPVQLLKSMDILNSTGFDGKPKMNVDLGESLRVLAKLNQSSQYFSEANEAPRRSYEGKKSSSRFSYDGRAAHLALDSQESSKFSPKDRTPRSSNSDLKPHSGMKQVDQCTIDRRSYRTMERQQELGNCKSPPSIVAKLMGLEAMPSLSQDRQVSDDKSINKSFSTFNTHQKPSFPFEKTTTTKDDKEEHAPWRHRKNIRVPQKMRFGVRESHSKQQAESVYSEIEKRLKDLEFQQSNRDLRALKHILDAMHAKGLLENDKVEHHPSRISIHTTSPGNDQCLGSTNDQNVVFGSPIVIMKPSRSFSRSDISPSSFIPFNSLPELQGSQIRVHDDRKMDSLNTKICQDKALKSIDRQPTSQYLQSRYKKCAQEDNDTHKRCASMFQASPRPQRGIREDNRSLAKSSSALGSRLQHSQLEEEKYSSTPRPSTQSDAVPKQTANIYSSESVSPRVRLRIKPAQAQRNDDQLSDPSSGTGSLTQQVDEKSDAEVTSSNRSVELRFSSQGKRNPSGRAAKSASSTLKHKKSHISRDAAGPATVAPEKPNPITVFDPSVCHDELPPVRISSNASKVTDNTIQDLGVCCNATGKHDAPSSNLTSRLNQKKFSKVEDLVQKLRQLSPNPEEAVATDHVALLCENQNPDHRYVSEILITSGLLMLDLTSRSKSMPVQLQSSGHPINPDLFFVLEQTKAVKENINQLKVNPEKIHRKLIFNLVNELLIQKLKLASSGPLPNQLIQARCGRLPGGQNLLTELCSDIEHLKAESFTTDSHGNGYAELSEDWLYSDVELQMVVLEVERSIFRDLIDEVLGGEGAFGFQEKTSRKQRA from the exons ATGCTGGCATGTTTGTCAGGAAATATTGTAGAACAAAGGAG GAAGAGAAATATGTCAGCAAAGTTTCTGCAAGCATTTGCTGCTGATCATGACAATCCAGAGTTGCAGAGGCAAATAGGGTGCATGACTGGACTCTTCCAAATGTTCGACCGGCAGCAAATTCTCACTGGGAGGCGTTTGAATGTTAGTAGTGGCCACAACCACAAAACTCTCCCTTCCG GAAATGCTCTTCCAGGCAGAAACTCAGTTGGTTCCGAGAGAAATGGATGTCCTCCCCAAGTTGTTCTG GAGAGAAATTCAAGCAAGAGACTGAGTGAGAATCAAAGAACTTCAATGGAGTCATCGAGAACTTCAGTTTCTTCTTCATCTTGTTCATCATTTTCTTCTCTAGACTGTAACAAGTCTTCTCAAATGTATATAGATGGGTCTACAAAGGGTCAATCCGATTACCAGTCTCTGAATTTTCGAGATGTCGTGAAGGACTCTATACACAAAGATCAAATGCATATGAAGAACCATGTGTCGAAACAAAAAGACTCTGCGAGTCCTGTTCAGCTGTTGAAGTCGATGGATATATTGAATTCCACCGGATTCGATGGGAAACCGAAAATGAATGTTGATCTCGGTGAATCACTCCGGGTCCTAGCGAAGCTCAATCAATCTTCCCAATATTTTTCAGAAGCTAATGAAGCACCAAGGAGATCATACGAAGGGAAAAAGTCTTCTTCCAGATTTTCGTATGATGGAAGAGCCGCACACCTTGCTCTGGATTCCCAAGAAAGCAGCAAATTCTCACCCAAGGACCGCACTCCGAGGAGTTCTAACTCTGATCTAAAACCTCACTCGGGTATGAAACAAGTTGATCAGTGCACCATTGATCGTCGATCTTACAGGACCATGGAACGTCAGCAAGAACTGGGAAATTGTAAAAGCCCTCCTAGCATAGTCGCTAAGCTCATGGGCTTAGAAGCAATGCCCAGCTTGAGCCAAGATCGACAGGTTTCGGATGATAAAAGCATTAACAAAAGCTTTAGCACATTCAACACCCACCAGAAACCAAGCTTTCCTTTTGAGAAAACCACAACCACAAAAGATGACAAAGAGGAACATGCTCCTTGGAGGCACCGTAAAAATATTCGTGTTCCCCAAAAGATGAGATTTGGTGTCCGTGAATCTCACTCAAAGCAGCAAGCAGAGTCTGTTTATAGTGAGATAGAGAAAAGGTTGAAAGATCTTGAGTTTCAACAATCCAACAGGGACCTCCGAGCTCTGAAGCACATATTGGATGCTATGCATGCAAAGGGACTATTAGAGAATGATAAAGTTGAACATCATCCTTCCAGAATTTCCATTCACACTACTTCACCTGGAAATGATCAGTGTTTAGGTTCCACAAATGACCAAAATGTGGTTTTTGGATCACCAATAGTCATCATGAAGCCTTCAAGATCTTTTAGCAGGTCTGATATATCACCATCTTCCTTCATTCCTTTCAATAGCTTACCAGAACTACAAGGGTCACAGATAAGAGTTCATGATGACCGAAAGATGGATTCTCTTAACACCAAAATTTGCCAAGACAAAGCTCTCAAGTCGATTGACAGACAACCTACTAGTCAATATCTTCAGTCCAGATACAAGAAATGTGCACAAGAAGATAATGACACACACAAACGTTGTGCAAGTATGTTTCAGGCCTCACCTAGGCCTCAGAGAGGAATTAGAGAAGATAACAGAAGTCTGGCAAAATCATCGAGTGCTCTCGGCTCTAGATTACAGCACAGCCAGcttgaagaagaaaaatattcttCTACCCCACGTCCCTCGACTCAATCTGATGCGGTTCCAAAACAGACTGCTAATATATATTCTTCAGAATCAGTGTCTCCTAGAGTCAGGCTCAGAATAAAACCAGCCCAAGCACAGCGAAATGATGATCAACTGAGTGACCCTAGTAGTGGGACAGGAAGTCTAACTCAACAAGTTGATGAAAAGTCAGATGCAGAAGTAACAAGCTCCAACCGCTCTGTTGAACTTCGCTTTTCTTCTCAGGGTAAAAGGAATCCATCTGGAAGAGCTGCTAAAAGTGCTTCATCAACCTTGAAACACAAG AAATCACATATTTCAAGAGATGCTGCTGGTCCAGCAACAGTGGCCCCTGAGAAACCAAATCCAATCACTGTCTTTGATCCCTCAGTCTGCCATGATGAGCTGCCTCCTGTGAGAATATCTTCTAATGCATCCAAAG TAACAGACAATACGATTCAAGATTTAGGTGTTTGTTGCAATGCAACCGGCAAGCATGATGCTCCATCATCCAATTTAACATCCAGATTGAAtcagaaaaagttttcaaaagttgAAGACCTGGTTCAGAAGCTGAGGCAGCTAAGTCCAAACCCTGAAGAAGCTGTGGCAACTGACCATGTTGCATTGTTGTGTGAAAACCAGAACCCTGACCATCGATATGTTTCTGAGATACTCATAACTTCTGGCCTTCTCATGTTAGATCTAACATCCAGGTCCAAGAGCATGCCTGTCCAGTTACAGTCTTCTGGCCACCCAATAAACCCTGACTTGTTCTTCGTCTTAGAACAAACAAAGGCTGTAAAAGAAAATATCAAtcagctcaaggttaatccagaAAAGATTCACCGGAAGCTGATATTCAATTTGGTGAACGAACTTCTAATTCAGAAGTTGAAGTTGGCAAGCTCAGGCCCTCTGCCCAACCAACTTATTCAAGCTAGATGTGGCAGGCTTCCTGGCGGACAAAACTTGCTGACAGAGCTGTGTTCAGATATTGAACACCTCAAAGCTGAGAGCTTCACTACAGACAGCCACGGCAATGGTTATGCTGAGCTATCAGAAGATTGGCTTTACTCTGATGTTGAATTACAGATGGTAGTCCTAGAGGTGGAGAGGTCAATATTCAGAGATTTGATAGACGAAGTTCTTGGTGGGGAAGGTGCATTTGGTTTTCAAGAAAAGACAAGTAGGAAACAAAGAGCTTGA
- the LOC122017457 gene encoding protein LONGIFOLIA 1-like isoform X2 produces MLACLSGNIVEQRSCRKRNMSAKFLQAFAADHDNPELQRQIGCMTGLFQMFDRQQILTGRRLNVSSGHNHKTLPSGNALPGRNSVGSERNGCPPQVVLERNSSKRLSENQRTSMESSRTSVSSSSCSSFSSLDCNKSSQMYIDGSTKGQSDYQSLNFRDVVKDSIHKDQMHMKNHVSKQKDSASPVQLLKSMDILNSTGFDGKPKMNVDLGESLRVLAKLNQSSQYFSEANEAPRRSYEGKKSSSRFSYDGRAAHLALDSQESSKFSPKDRTPRSSNSDLKPHSGMKQVDQCTIDRRSYRTMERQQELGNCKSPPSIVAKLMGLEAMPSLSQDRQVSDDKSINKSFSTFNTHQKPSFPFEKTTTTKDDKEEHAPWRHRKNIRVPQKMRFGVRESHSKQQAESVYSEIEKRLKDLEFQQSNRDLRALKHILDAMHAKGLLENDKVEHHPSRISIHTTSPGNDQCLGSTNDQNVVFGSPIVIMKPSRSFSRSDISPSSFIPFNSLPELQGSQIRVHDDRKMDSLNTKICQDKALKSIDRQPTSQYLQSRYKKCAQEDNDTHKRCASMFQASPRPQRGIREDNRSLAKSSSALGSRLQHSQLEEEKYSSTPRPSTQSDAVPKQTANIYSSESVSPRVRLRIKPAQAQRNDDQLSDPSSGTGSLTQQVDEKSDAEVTSSNRSVELRFSSQGKRNPSGRAAKSASSTLKHKKSHISRDAAGPATVAPEKPNPITVFDPSVCHDELPPVRISSNASKDNTIQDLGVCCNATGKHDAPSSNLTSRLNQKKFSKVEDLVQKLRQLSPNPEEAVATDHVALLCENQNPDHRYVSEILITSGLLMLDLTSRSKSMPVQLQSSGHPINPDLFFVLEQTKAVKENINQLKVNPEKIHRKLIFNLVNELLIQKLKLASSGPLPNQLIQARCGRLPGGQNLLTELCSDIEHLKAESFTTDSHGNGYAELSEDWLYSDVELQMVVLEVERSIFRDLIDEVLGGEGAFGFQEKTSRKQRA; encoded by the exons ATGCTGGCATGTTTGTCAGGAAATATTGTAGAACAAAGGAG TTGCAGGAAGAGAAATATGTCAGCAAAGTTTCTGCAAGCATTTGCTGCTGATCATGACAATCCAGAGTTGCAGAGGCAAATAGGGTGCATGACTGGACTCTTCCAAATGTTCGACCGGCAGCAAATTCTCACTGGGAGGCGTTTGAATGTTAGTAGTGGCCACAACCACAAAACTCTCCCTTCCG GAAATGCTCTTCCAGGCAGAAACTCAGTTGGTTCCGAGAGAAATGGATGTCCTCCCCAAGTTGTTCTG GAGAGAAATTCAAGCAAGAGACTGAGTGAGAATCAAAGAACTTCAATGGAGTCATCGAGAACTTCAGTTTCTTCTTCATCTTGTTCATCATTTTCTTCTCTAGACTGTAACAAGTCTTCTCAAATGTATATAGATGGGTCTACAAAGGGTCAATCCGATTACCAGTCTCTGAATTTTCGAGATGTCGTGAAGGACTCTATACACAAAGATCAAATGCATATGAAGAACCATGTGTCGAAACAAAAAGACTCTGCGAGTCCTGTTCAGCTGTTGAAGTCGATGGATATATTGAATTCCACCGGATTCGATGGGAAACCGAAAATGAATGTTGATCTCGGTGAATCACTCCGGGTCCTAGCGAAGCTCAATCAATCTTCCCAATATTTTTCAGAAGCTAATGAAGCACCAAGGAGATCATACGAAGGGAAAAAGTCTTCTTCCAGATTTTCGTATGATGGAAGAGCCGCACACCTTGCTCTGGATTCCCAAGAAAGCAGCAAATTCTCACCCAAGGACCGCACTCCGAGGAGTTCTAACTCTGATCTAAAACCTCACTCGGGTATGAAACAAGTTGATCAGTGCACCATTGATCGTCGATCTTACAGGACCATGGAACGTCAGCAAGAACTGGGAAATTGTAAAAGCCCTCCTAGCATAGTCGCTAAGCTCATGGGCTTAGAAGCAATGCCCAGCTTGAGCCAAGATCGACAGGTTTCGGATGATAAAAGCATTAACAAAAGCTTTAGCACATTCAACACCCACCAGAAACCAAGCTTTCCTTTTGAGAAAACCACAACCACAAAAGATGACAAAGAGGAACATGCTCCTTGGAGGCACCGTAAAAATATTCGTGTTCCCCAAAAGATGAGATTTGGTGTCCGTGAATCTCACTCAAAGCAGCAAGCAGAGTCTGTTTATAGTGAGATAGAGAAAAGGTTGAAAGATCTTGAGTTTCAACAATCCAACAGGGACCTCCGAGCTCTGAAGCACATATTGGATGCTATGCATGCAAAGGGACTATTAGAGAATGATAAAGTTGAACATCATCCTTCCAGAATTTCCATTCACACTACTTCACCTGGAAATGATCAGTGTTTAGGTTCCACAAATGACCAAAATGTGGTTTTTGGATCACCAATAGTCATCATGAAGCCTTCAAGATCTTTTAGCAGGTCTGATATATCACCATCTTCCTTCATTCCTTTCAATAGCTTACCAGAACTACAAGGGTCACAGATAAGAGTTCATGATGACCGAAAGATGGATTCTCTTAACACCAAAATTTGCCAAGACAAAGCTCTCAAGTCGATTGACAGACAACCTACTAGTCAATATCTTCAGTCCAGATACAAGAAATGTGCACAAGAAGATAATGACACACACAAACGTTGTGCAAGTATGTTTCAGGCCTCACCTAGGCCTCAGAGAGGAATTAGAGAAGATAACAGAAGTCTGGCAAAATCATCGAGTGCTCTCGGCTCTAGATTACAGCACAGCCAGcttgaagaagaaaaatattcttCTACCCCACGTCCCTCGACTCAATCTGATGCGGTTCCAAAACAGACTGCTAATATATATTCTTCAGAATCAGTGTCTCCTAGAGTCAGGCTCAGAATAAAACCAGCCCAAGCACAGCGAAATGATGATCAACTGAGTGACCCTAGTAGTGGGACAGGAAGTCTAACTCAACAAGTTGATGAAAAGTCAGATGCAGAAGTAACAAGCTCCAACCGCTCTGTTGAACTTCGCTTTTCTTCTCAGGGTAAAAGGAATCCATCTGGAAGAGCTGCTAAAAGTGCTTCATCAACCTTGAAACACAAG AAATCACATATTTCAAGAGATGCTGCTGGTCCAGCAACAGTGGCCCCTGAGAAACCAAATCCAATCACTGTCTTTGATCCCTCAGTCTGCCATGATGAGCTGCCTCCTGTGAGAATATCTTCTAATGCATCCAAAG ACAATACGATTCAAGATTTAGGTGTTTGTTGCAATGCAACCGGCAAGCATGATGCTCCATCATCCAATTTAACATCCAGATTGAAtcagaaaaagttttcaaaagttgAAGACCTGGTTCAGAAGCTGAGGCAGCTAAGTCCAAACCCTGAAGAAGCTGTGGCAACTGACCATGTTGCATTGTTGTGTGAAAACCAGAACCCTGACCATCGATATGTTTCTGAGATACTCATAACTTCTGGCCTTCTCATGTTAGATCTAACATCCAGGTCCAAGAGCATGCCTGTCCAGTTACAGTCTTCTGGCCACCCAATAAACCCTGACTTGTTCTTCGTCTTAGAACAAACAAAGGCTGTAAAAGAAAATATCAAtcagctcaaggttaatccagaAAAGATTCACCGGAAGCTGATATTCAATTTGGTGAACGAACTTCTAATTCAGAAGTTGAAGTTGGCAAGCTCAGGCCCTCTGCCCAACCAACTTATTCAAGCTAGATGTGGCAGGCTTCCTGGCGGACAAAACTTGCTGACAGAGCTGTGTTCAGATATTGAACACCTCAAAGCTGAGAGCTTCACTACAGACAGCCACGGCAATGGTTATGCTGAGCTATCAGAAGATTGGCTTTACTCTGATGTTGAATTACAGATGGTAGTCCTAGAGGTGGAGAGGTCAATATTCAGAGATTTGATAGACGAAGTTCTTGGTGGGGAAGGTGCATTTGGTTTTCAAGAAAAGACAAGTAGGAAACAAAGAGCTTGA
- the LOC122017457 gene encoding protein LONGIFOLIA 1-like isoform X1: MLACLSGNIVEQRSCRKRNMSAKFLQAFAADHDNPELQRQIGCMTGLFQMFDRQQILTGRRLNVSSGHNHKTLPSGNALPGRNSVGSERNGCPPQVVLERNSSKRLSENQRTSMESSRTSVSSSSCSSFSSLDCNKSSQMYIDGSTKGQSDYQSLNFRDVVKDSIHKDQMHMKNHVSKQKDSASPVQLLKSMDILNSTGFDGKPKMNVDLGESLRVLAKLNQSSQYFSEANEAPRRSYEGKKSSSRFSYDGRAAHLALDSQESSKFSPKDRTPRSSNSDLKPHSGMKQVDQCTIDRRSYRTMERQQELGNCKSPPSIVAKLMGLEAMPSLSQDRQVSDDKSINKSFSTFNTHQKPSFPFEKTTTTKDDKEEHAPWRHRKNIRVPQKMRFGVRESHSKQQAESVYSEIEKRLKDLEFQQSNRDLRALKHILDAMHAKGLLENDKVEHHPSRISIHTTSPGNDQCLGSTNDQNVVFGSPIVIMKPSRSFSRSDISPSSFIPFNSLPELQGSQIRVHDDRKMDSLNTKICQDKALKSIDRQPTSQYLQSRYKKCAQEDNDTHKRCASMFQASPRPQRGIREDNRSLAKSSSALGSRLQHSQLEEEKYSSTPRPSTQSDAVPKQTANIYSSESVSPRVRLRIKPAQAQRNDDQLSDPSSGTGSLTQQVDEKSDAEVTSSNRSVELRFSSQGKRNPSGRAAKSASSTLKHKKSHISRDAAGPATVAPEKPNPITVFDPSVCHDELPPVRISSNASKVTDNTIQDLGVCCNATGKHDAPSSNLTSRLNQKKFSKVEDLVQKLRQLSPNPEEAVATDHVALLCENQNPDHRYVSEILITSGLLMLDLTSRSKSMPVQLQSSGHPINPDLFFVLEQTKAVKENINQLKVNPEKIHRKLIFNLVNELLIQKLKLASSGPLPNQLIQARCGRLPGGQNLLTELCSDIEHLKAESFTTDSHGNGYAELSEDWLYSDVELQMVVLEVERSIFRDLIDEVLGGEGAFGFQEKTSRKQRA; the protein is encoded by the exons ATGCTGGCATGTTTGTCAGGAAATATTGTAGAACAAAGGAG TTGCAGGAAGAGAAATATGTCAGCAAAGTTTCTGCAAGCATTTGCTGCTGATCATGACAATCCAGAGTTGCAGAGGCAAATAGGGTGCATGACTGGACTCTTCCAAATGTTCGACCGGCAGCAAATTCTCACTGGGAGGCGTTTGAATGTTAGTAGTGGCCACAACCACAAAACTCTCCCTTCCG GAAATGCTCTTCCAGGCAGAAACTCAGTTGGTTCCGAGAGAAATGGATGTCCTCCCCAAGTTGTTCTG GAGAGAAATTCAAGCAAGAGACTGAGTGAGAATCAAAGAACTTCAATGGAGTCATCGAGAACTTCAGTTTCTTCTTCATCTTGTTCATCATTTTCTTCTCTAGACTGTAACAAGTCTTCTCAAATGTATATAGATGGGTCTACAAAGGGTCAATCCGATTACCAGTCTCTGAATTTTCGAGATGTCGTGAAGGACTCTATACACAAAGATCAAATGCATATGAAGAACCATGTGTCGAAACAAAAAGACTCTGCGAGTCCTGTTCAGCTGTTGAAGTCGATGGATATATTGAATTCCACCGGATTCGATGGGAAACCGAAAATGAATGTTGATCTCGGTGAATCACTCCGGGTCCTAGCGAAGCTCAATCAATCTTCCCAATATTTTTCAGAAGCTAATGAAGCACCAAGGAGATCATACGAAGGGAAAAAGTCTTCTTCCAGATTTTCGTATGATGGAAGAGCCGCACACCTTGCTCTGGATTCCCAAGAAAGCAGCAAATTCTCACCCAAGGACCGCACTCCGAGGAGTTCTAACTCTGATCTAAAACCTCACTCGGGTATGAAACAAGTTGATCAGTGCACCATTGATCGTCGATCTTACAGGACCATGGAACGTCAGCAAGAACTGGGAAATTGTAAAAGCCCTCCTAGCATAGTCGCTAAGCTCATGGGCTTAGAAGCAATGCCCAGCTTGAGCCAAGATCGACAGGTTTCGGATGATAAAAGCATTAACAAAAGCTTTAGCACATTCAACACCCACCAGAAACCAAGCTTTCCTTTTGAGAAAACCACAACCACAAAAGATGACAAAGAGGAACATGCTCCTTGGAGGCACCGTAAAAATATTCGTGTTCCCCAAAAGATGAGATTTGGTGTCCGTGAATCTCACTCAAAGCAGCAAGCAGAGTCTGTTTATAGTGAGATAGAGAAAAGGTTGAAAGATCTTGAGTTTCAACAATCCAACAGGGACCTCCGAGCTCTGAAGCACATATTGGATGCTATGCATGCAAAGGGACTATTAGAGAATGATAAAGTTGAACATCATCCTTCCAGAATTTCCATTCACACTACTTCACCTGGAAATGATCAGTGTTTAGGTTCCACAAATGACCAAAATGTGGTTTTTGGATCACCAATAGTCATCATGAAGCCTTCAAGATCTTTTAGCAGGTCTGATATATCACCATCTTCCTTCATTCCTTTCAATAGCTTACCAGAACTACAAGGGTCACAGATAAGAGTTCATGATGACCGAAAGATGGATTCTCTTAACACCAAAATTTGCCAAGACAAAGCTCTCAAGTCGATTGACAGACAACCTACTAGTCAATATCTTCAGTCCAGATACAAGAAATGTGCACAAGAAGATAATGACACACACAAACGTTGTGCAAGTATGTTTCAGGCCTCACCTAGGCCTCAGAGAGGAATTAGAGAAGATAACAGAAGTCTGGCAAAATCATCGAGTGCTCTCGGCTCTAGATTACAGCACAGCCAGcttgaagaagaaaaatattcttCTACCCCACGTCCCTCGACTCAATCTGATGCGGTTCCAAAACAGACTGCTAATATATATTCTTCAGAATCAGTGTCTCCTAGAGTCAGGCTCAGAATAAAACCAGCCCAAGCACAGCGAAATGATGATCAACTGAGTGACCCTAGTAGTGGGACAGGAAGTCTAACTCAACAAGTTGATGAAAAGTCAGATGCAGAAGTAACAAGCTCCAACCGCTCTGTTGAACTTCGCTTTTCTTCTCAGGGTAAAAGGAATCCATCTGGAAGAGCTGCTAAAAGTGCTTCATCAACCTTGAAACACAAG AAATCACATATTTCAAGAGATGCTGCTGGTCCAGCAACAGTGGCCCCTGAGAAACCAAATCCAATCACTGTCTTTGATCCCTCAGTCTGCCATGATGAGCTGCCTCCTGTGAGAATATCTTCTAATGCATCCAAAG TAACAGACAATACGATTCAAGATTTAGGTGTTTGTTGCAATGCAACCGGCAAGCATGATGCTCCATCATCCAATTTAACATCCAGATTGAAtcagaaaaagttttcaaaagttgAAGACCTGGTTCAGAAGCTGAGGCAGCTAAGTCCAAACCCTGAAGAAGCTGTGGCAACTGACCATGTTGCATTGTTGTGTGAAAACCAGAACCCTGACCATCGATATGTTTCTGAGATACTCATAACTTCTGGCCTTCTCATGTTAGATCTAACATCCAGGTCCAAGAGCATGCCTGTCCAGTTACAGTCTTCTGGCCACCCAATAAACCCTGACTTGTTCTTCGTCTTAGAACAAACAAAGGCTGTAAAAGAAAATATCAAtcagctcaaggttaatccagaAAAGATTCACCGGAAGCTGATATTCAATTTGGTGAACGAACTTCTAATTCAGAAGTTGAAGTTGGCAAGCTCAGGCCCTCTGCCCAACCAACTTATTCAAGCTAGATGTGGCAGGCTTCCTGGCGGACAAAACTTGCTGACAGAGCTGTGTTCAGATATTGAACACCTCAAAGCTGAGAGCTTCACTACAGACAGCCACGGCAATGGTTATGCTGAGCTATCAGAAGATTGGCTTTACTCTGATGTTGAATTACAGATGGTAGTCCTAGAGGTGGAGAGGTCAATATTCAGAGATTTGATAGACGAAGTTCTTGGTGGGGAAGGTGCATTTGGTTTTCAAGAAAAGACAAGTAGGAAACAAAGAGCTTGA